One part of the Francisella adeliensis genome encodes these proteins:
- the glyQ gene encoding glycine--tRNA ligase subunit alpha codes for MLTFQEIILKLHHYWSSKGCAIIQPLDMEVGAGTFHPATTLRAIGPEPWTAAYVQPSRRPTDGRYGENPNRTQHYYQYQVVMKPSPDNIQELYLGSLKELGIDTLENDIRFVEDNWESPTLGAWGLGWEVWSNGMEITQFTYFQQVGGLECKPVMGEITYGLERLAMYIQNVDSMYDLLWANTQNGPLYYRDVFMQNEIEMSTYNFEEANVEELFRQFDLLEKEGYRLVEKNLPLPAYEFVLKASHTFNLLDARHAISVTERQGYILRVRKLALQVAQEYYNSREKLGFPAFKK; via the coding sequence ATGCTTACATTTCAAGAAATTATTTTAAAGTTACATCACTATTGGTCATCTAAAGGTTGTGCAATAATACAGCCTTTAGATATGGAAGTTGGGGCTGGTACATTTCATCCTGCTACAACGCTTAGAGCTATAGGTCCAGAGCCTTGGACAGCAGCTTATGTCCAACCATCAAGACGACCAACAGATGGTCGTTATGGTGAAAACCCAAATCGTACACAACATTACTATCAATACCAAGTTGTAATGAAACCTTCACCGGATAACATTCAAGAGCTTTATTTAGGCTCACTAAAAGAACTTGGAATTGATACTTTAGAAAATGATATCCGTTTTGTTGAGGATAACTGGGAATCACCAACGCTAGGTGCTTGGGGTCTTGGCTGGGAAGTATGGTCAAATGGTATGGAAATTACTCAATTCACATATTTTCAACAAGTTGGCGGACTTGAGTGTAAACCTGTTATGGGCGAAATCACTTACGGTTTAGAACGATTAGCTATGTATATTCAAAATGTAGATAGTATGTACGACCTACTTTGGGCAAATACTCAAAATGGACCTTTATATTATCGTGATGTGTTTATGCAAAATGAAATAGAGATGTCTACTTATAACTTCGAAGAAGCGAATGTTGAGGAGCTTTTTAGACAGTTTGATTTACTTGAGAAAGAGGGGTATAGATTGGTTGAGAAAAATCTGCCATTACCTGCTTATGAATTTGTATTAAAAGCATCTCATACATTTAACTTACTCGATGCACGCCATGCTATCTCTGTTACAGAAAGACAGGGTTATATCTTGAGAGTAAGAAAGTTAGCGCTACAGGTTGCTCAAGAGTATTATAATTCAAGAGAAAAACTGGGTTTTCCAGCTTTCAAAAAGTAG
- a CDS encoding membrane lipoprotein: MRNFANKSFVGFMSGLISAGVLLCIFTLIREQAITLDDGFKYNLYRLMIWGGVWAILFALPLSKNILIKSSVIGLAVIFFNFIVLMPLQGKGFFASEAGSTTFIMNIVFNYLWALFAGLIYTKVEK, from the coding sequence ATGAGAAATTTTGCAAATAAATCTTTTGTCGGTTTTATGAGTGGTTTAATTAGTGCAGGTGTTTTACTGTGTATATTCACATTAATTCGTGAACAAGCAATTACGCTAGATGATGGCTTTAAATATAACCTATATCGTTTAATGATATGGGGAGGTGTTTGGGCGATACTTTTTGCGTTACCTTTATCAAAAAACATTTTAATCAAGAGTTCGGTTATAGGCCTTGCTGTTATATTTTTTAACTTTATAGTGCTTATGCCGCTACAAGGTAAAGGGTTTTTTGCTTCTGAAGCAGGGTCTACAACTTTCATTATGAATATTGTATTTAACTATCTATGGGCACTATTTGCTGGTCTAATTTATACGAAAGTAGAAAAGTAA
- a CDS encoding CDP-alcohol phosphatidyltransferase family protein — protein sequence MLEQKLRPFFQTKFVDCVAVFLADKIKPNTVTILATIVGLFCAISLFVNPYLCVALLLFSGYLDILDGSLARLQKTSSNFGTLLDIISDRLVEAFIIIAIFINQPDTLWVGFMMTMSIAFCMYSFLLVGMFSENSSQKSFYYSPGLIERAETFLFFIVMILLPSTVFYLGIIYTILVSWTTLYRCYEFYLYQQHKEK from the coding sequence ATGTTAGAACAAAAATTACGACCATTTTTTCAGACTAAATTTGTGGATTGTGTGGCAGTGTTCTTAGCTGATAAGATTAAACCAAATACTGTCACAATTTTAGCAACTATTGTTGGTTTATTTTGTGCTATTAGTTTATTTGTTAATCCTTATTTATGTGTAGCATTATTATTGTTTTCAGGGTATCTTGATATACTTGATGGTTCACTTGCTCGGTTACAAAAAACTTCATCAAATTTTGGCACATTACTAGATATAATTAGTGATAGGCTTGTAGAGGCTTTTATCATAATTGCAATTTTCATCAATCAACCAGACACTCTATGGGTAGGTTTTATGATGACTATGTCGATTGCTTTTTGTATGTATAGTTTTTTACTTGTAGGAATGTTTAGTGAAAACTCATCACAGAAGAGTTTTTATTATAGTCCTGGGCTTATTGAAAGGGCTGAAACATTTTTATTTTTCATCGTGATGATTTTATTACCATCTACAGTATTTTATTTAGGAATAATCTATACTATATTAGTTTCATGGACAACGCTATATCGTTGTTATGAATTTTATTTATATCAACAACATAAGGAAAAATAA
- a CDS encoding dihydrolipoyl dehydrogenase family protein: MIKTDICVIGAGSGGLSVAAGAVQMGAKVVLCEGSKMGGDCLNYGCVPSKAMIEASRVIANTQKAKNLGIEVLGINADYKKIQQHVKSVIAKIEPHDSVERFEGLGVEVIQDFGEVVDSHTVKAGDKIIKAKYIVIATGSSASIPPINGLNEVEYLTNETIFEVADKPKHLLVIGGGPIGIELAQAHVLLGCEVTVFEVSDSVLTMVEKDCREIVISELKSQGIKIITKADIEKVVTENNEKVIYCNGEKFTGSDILVAAGRKPNLSKLGLDDANINYTQKGIVVDNRLRTNHKNIFAIGDVTGGYQFTHVAGYQAGIVIQNVLFKLPAKVGYTSLPWSIYTTPEIAHVGISIEQAIKQGAKILEISYSDNDRAQAGLDTKGLVKVAVDKKGYILSATIVGKSSSELIIQWTIAIKNKLKIKAMTSHIVAYPTLSELNKRVAGSYFTPTLYSPKVKKIVRFMMKVFGKKIC; this comes from the coding sequence ATGATAAAAACTGATATTTGTGTAATAGGAGCAGGTTCAGGGGGATTATCCGTTGCTGCAGGTGCTGTTCAAATGGGTGCAAAAGTTGTGCTATGTGAAGGCTCTAAAATGGGTGGCGATTGTTTAAACTATGGCTGTGTGCCTTCAAAAGCTATGATTGAAGCATCAAGAGTTATTGCAAATACTCAAAAAGCGAAAAATCTAGGTATAGAGGTATTAGGTATAAATGCGGACTATAAAAAAATTCAGCAACATGTAAAAAGCGTAATAGCAAAAATTGAACCACATGACTCGGTTGAGCGATTTGAAGGTTTAGGCGTTGAGGTTATTCAGGATTTTGGAGAGGTTGTTGATAGTCATACTGTGAAAGCAGGTGATAAGATTATCAAGGCAAAATATATAGTTATTGCAACAGGCTCGAGTGCAAGTATTCCACCTATCAATGGTTTAAATGAAGTAGAGTATCTCACTAATGAAACTATATTTGAAGTTGCTGATAAACCAAAGCATTTACTTGTAATTGGAGGTGGTCCAATCGGTATAGAACTTGCTCAAGCACATGTTCTTTTAGGTTGTGAAGTTACAGTCTTTGAAGTATCTGATAGTGTACTAACGATGGTTGAAAAAGATTGTAGAGAGATTGTTATAAGTGAACTAAAAAGCCAAGGTATTAAAATTATTACAAAGGCTGACATTGAGAAGGTTGTCACTGAAAATAATGAAAAAGTTATTTACTGTAATGGAGAGAAGTTTACTGGTTCAGATATACTTGTAGCTGCTGGACGGAAACCAAATCTTTCTAAACTGGGTCTTGATGATGCAAATATCAACTATACTCAAAAAGGAATCGTTGTTGATAATAGGTTACGCACAAATCATAAAAATATTTTTGCTATTGGTGATGTAACAGGAGGGTATCAGTTTACTCATGTAGCAGGGTATCAAGCAGGTATAGTTATTCAAAATGTTTTATTTAAGCTTCCAGCAAAAGTTGGTTATACAAGCCTACCATGGTCAATATATACAACACCTGAGATAGCTCATGTCGGTATATCTATAGAGCAAGCAATTAAGCAAGGAGCTAAAATTCTAGAGATCTCTTACTCTGATAATGATAGAGCTCAAGCAGGATTAGACACTAAAGGGTTAGTTAAAGTTGCTGTTGATAAAAAGGGATATATATTGTCAGCCACTATCGTTGGTAAAAGCTCTAGTGAGCTAATAATTCAATGGACTATAGCTATTAAAAATAAGCTTAAAATAAAAGCTATGACATCGCATATTGTTGCGTATCCAACACTTAGTGAGCTAAATAAACGAGTTGCAGGTAGTTATTTTACGCCAACACTTTATAGTCCTAAAGTAAAAAAAATTGTTAGATTTATGATGAAAGTTTTTGGTAAAAAAATATGTTAG
- a CDS encoding TVP38/TMEM64 family protein → MKQDKNKYKFLPIIVLLLGIILFFSFGGQNYLSLNALKENYQSLLTYTANNFLLASFIFLVTYVLVVAFSIPGATVMTLLGGLLFGALFGSILVVLSATFGACLVYFAVTTAFGESLRSKAGGSIEKMRAGFEKDAFNYLLVLRLIPIFPFFVINIAAGVLDIKFKDFFWATLLGIIPGSAIYVWVGTSLGFVLKQGGDINLGIIFAPQFILPIVALALLSLFPIFMKKFKKKVQKAEL, encoded by the coding sequence ATGAAACAAGATAAAAATAAATACAAATTTTTACCAATTATAGTTCTACTGCTTGGGATTATTCTTTTTTTTAGTTTTGGTGGGCAAAACTATTTGTCATTGAATGCTCTTAAAGAGAATTATCAAAGTCTACTAACGTATACAGCTAATAATTTTTTATTAGCATCATTTATATTCTTAGTGACTTATGTTTTAGTCGTAGCTTTTTCTATACCTGGTGCGACGGTTATGACTTTACTAGGTGGACTTTTGTTTGGTGCTTTATTTGGCTCAATATTAGTCGTGCTTTCAGCGACTTTTGGAGCTTGTTTAGTTTACTTTGCAGTTACAACAGCGTTTGGTGAGTCACTAAGGTCAAAAGCTGGTGGAAGCATAGAAAAAATGCGAGCTGGATTTGAAAAAGATGCTTTTAATTACTTACTTGTTTTAAGACTGATACCTATATTTCCATTTTTTGTAATAAATATTGCAGCGGGCGTATTAGATATTAAGTTTAAAGATTTCTTTTGGGCAACACTTTTGGGGATAATTCCAGGAAGTGCAATATATGTGTGGGTTGGTACAAGTCTTGGTTTTGTGTTGAAGCAGGGCGGAGATATTAATTTAGGTATTATATTCGCACCACAATTTATATTACCAATAGTAGCACTTGCACTATTATCATTATTTCCAATTTTCATGAAGAAGTTTAAAAAGAAAGTTCAAAAGGCAGAGTTATGA
- a CDS encoding methylated-DNA--[protein]-cysteine S-methyltransferase has protein sequence MLNKTHLLSLIQVNKFSSVKTFCAQEITTPIGTILAIADNDLLYYSSFINESSIQIIRNLLNNYNGKLSLQSNKILELTKHELNSYFDNSLKKFTIPLKLTGTEFQVKCWQELSKIPYGKTISYLDEAMNIGKPTAFRAVANANGKNLFPIIIPCHRVINSNGKIGGYTGGIEKKIFLLNIEKALTI, from the coding sequence ATGTTAAATAAAACTCACCTGCTTTCTTTGATTCAAGTAAATAAATTTTCTTCAGTTAAAACTTTTTGTGCTCAAGAAATAACCACTCCGATAGGCACAATTCTAGCTATTGCTGATAATGACCTTTTATATTATTCAAGCTTTATAAATGAAAGCTCTATCCAAATAATAAGAAATCTTCTTAATAACTACAATGGCAAACTTTCACTACAATCGAATAAAATACTTGAGTTAACCAAACATGAGCTAAACAGTTATTTTGATAACAGTCTTAAGAAATTTACGATTCCCTTAAAACTTACAGGCACAGAGTTTCAAGTAAAATGTTGGCAAGAACTATCAAAAATACCTTACGGTAAAACTATTAGCTATTTAGATGAAGCTATGAATATCGGTAAACCAACTGCTTTTAGAGCTGTAGCAAATGCAAATGGTAAAAACTTGTTCCCAATAATAATCCCCTGTCATCGAGTGATAAACTCTAATGGCAAAATTGGTGGCTATACAGGAGGTATTGAGAAAAAAATCTTTCTGTTAAATATAGAAAAAGCACTAACTATATAA
- a CDS encoding MFS transporter, giving the protein MKKYSKLLFTTLGAAFEYYDLAIYSVFAVTIGQKFFNESSSVSSTLLVFSVFIVGYLVRPLGAWGFGYLADKKGRAFILRLNMFLLFFSTLALAFLPTVEHIGILATVLFVSLRCIQSLAIGAEIPVSVIYIVENYPKRKGLVTSLVFCCLSIGIMMTSLVLFLLYHYTSEAFIDNYGWRIGFFLGAVFTFILFFLRRGIVDLPQVILDDDSKKSSFGELTQKIAIGIALVACIAMLTTQLYMFLPTFYKLYLNSKFDVSGVLLSGSIIMAISCVIGGYISDYVCRTKMFVLLVLLSLAITPLLYKNILLDKNIYSCFIVMSIIMGFFASTYNVLIPELFRYEYKCRGYGLAYNLGYLVFSSGVPALTIYLVSITNSLMIPVYMVVFAGVVSLVGVLMYEYSLRKKVVI; this is encoded by the coding sequence ATGAAAAAATATAGTAAGTTACTCTTTACAACATTAGGTGCGGCTTTTGAGTATTATGATTTAGCAATATACTCAGTTTTTGCAGTAACTATTGGTCAGAAGTTCTTTAATGAATCTAGTAGTGTGAGTAGTACTTTATTAGTATTTTCAGTATTTATAGTAGGGTATTTAGTTAGACCATTAGGTGCATGGGGATTCGGGTATTTAGCAGATAAAAAAGGTAGGGCATTTATTTTAAGACTTAATATGTTCTTGCTGTTTTTTTCAACGCTTGCATTGGCTTTTTTACCAACTGTAGAGCATATAGGTATATTAGCAACTGTGCTTTTTGTAAGTTTGCGTTGTATCCAATCTTTAGCTATAGGTGCTGAGATTCCGGTTTCGGTCATTTATATAGTTGAAAATTATCCTAAAAGAAAAGGGCTAGTAACGAGTTTAGTATTTTGTTGCCTAAGTATAGGTATTATGATGACGTCATTAGTTTTATTTTTGTTGTATCATTATACCAGTGAGGCATTTATTGATAATTATGGCTGGCGAATAGGTTTCTTTTTAGGTGCAGTATTTACTTTTATACTATTCTTTTTAAGGCGAGGGATCGTAGATTTACCTCAAGTTATATTGGATGATGATTCTAAAAAATCTAGTTTTGGTGAACTAACTCAGAAAATAGCTATTGGAATAGCTCTAGTTGCCTGTATTGCAATGCTAACAACTCAGCTATATATGTTTTTACCAACATTTTATAAGCTTTATTTAAACTCTAAGTTTGATGTTTCAGGAGTATTGTTAAGCGGCTCTATAATTATGGCTATTAGTTGTGTGATTGGTGGCTATATAAGTGATTATGTTTGTAGGACTAAAATGTTTGTTTTACTCGTGCTTTTAAGTTTGGCTATTACACCATTGTTATATAAGAATATTTTGTTAGATAAAAACATATATTCTTGTTTTATTGTTATGTCTATAATTATGGGATTTTTTGCTTCAACTTATAATGTCTTGATACCTGAGTTATTTAGGTATGAATATAAATGCCGTGGCTATGGTCTAGCTTATAATTTAGGTTATCTGGTGTTTTCATCAGGTGTTCCAGCACTGACTATTTACCTTGTATCTATCACAAATAGCTTGATGATACCTGTATATATGGTTGTATTTGCTGGAGTTGTTTCTCTAGTTGGTGTTTTAATGTATGAGTATAGTCTTAGAAAGAAGGTCGTTATATAG
- a CDS encoding MATE family efflux transporter, translating to MSLPLMLSNTTLPVVGMVNTALIGHLHSSSYLAATGLGVSVITVICFLFAFFRMSITGLVAQTPISDDRDTELAILVMRASIIAVILSVFVYVIKPFILLFLLKVISVDNEVKKLFIAFYNIGIYTLWFALLNYIFIGFFIGINHTKVVLKSSLILMASGISFSLIFVKVYDFNVIGIALSLVFSYFINFVFLSVVACRYFSAKGVKFNQVIYKSDFLKFSEYTPFLKLNTNIFIRSVCLLLAFNSFYLFSSHYGKDVLAANTILMEVGLFVALFLDALANVTESLVASAYVEKSQNKFNEIINKTFIQCIAIAFALTCFYGIFSEQIIGLFTSIESVKIQINNYIMFSIALPLVASFSFWIDGVFVGLLKTTVMRNAMVLSAIVYLLSVYLLSGFQNYGLWISLLIFYVARTVFLYLPLKVYLKKSFFAR from the coding sequence TTGTCATTACCATTGATGCTTTCAAATACGACTTTGCCAGTTGTTGGTATGGTAAATACAGCATTAATTGGACATTTGCATAGTAGTAGTTACCTAGCCGCTACGGGGTTAGGAGTATCCGTAATTACAGTAATTTGTTTTTTATTTGCATTTTTTAGGATGAGCATTACTGGATTAGTTGCTCAAACTCCAATTAGTGATGATAGAGACACAGAGTTGGCTATATTAGTTATGCGTGCGAGTATTATTGCAGTGATATTGTCGGTATTTGTTTATGTTATTAAACCGTTTATTTTATTATTTTTATTGAAGGTCATTAGTGTTGATAACGAAGTAAAAAAGCTTTTTATAGCTTTTTATAATATTGGAATATATACACTCTGGTTTGCACTATTAAACTATATTTTTATAGGATTTTTCATTGGTATAAACCATACAAAGGTGGTGCTTAAAAGTTCTTTGATTTTGATGGCAAGTGGGATTTCTTTTAGTCTTATATTTGTTAAGGTTTATGATTTTAATGTCATAGGGATAGCATTATCATTGGTATTTTCATATTTTATAAATTTTGTGTTTTTGAGCGTTGTGGCATGTAGGTACTTTTCTGCTAAAGGTGTTAAGTTTAATCAAGTTATATATAAGTCAGATTTTTTGAAATTTTCAGAGTACACACCTTTTTTAAAATTAAATACAAATATATTTATTCGTTCGGTATGTTTGCTATTAGCATTTAATTCTTTTTACTTATTTTCGAGTCATTATGGCAAAGATGTACTTGCTGCAAATACCATATTAATGGAAGTTGGATTATTTGTAGCATTGTTTTTAGATGCTTTAGCAAATGTGACGGAGTCGCTAGTAGCTTCGGCATATGTTGAGAAAAGTCAGAATAAATTTAATGAAATTATAAATAAAACATTTATTCAATGTATAGCCATAGCATTTGCTTTGACTTGTTTTTATGGGATTTTTTCTGAGCAGATTATAGGTTTATTTACTTCTATTGAAAGTGTGAAAATTCAGATTAATAATTACATAATGTTCTCTATAGCATTACCGTTGGTTGCAAGTTTCAGTTTTTGGATAGATGGGGTGTTTGTAGGGTTGCTTAAAACAACAGTTATGAGAAATGCAATGGTCTTGTCAGCTATAGTCTATTTGCTAAGTGTTTACTTACTTTCTGGTTTTCAAAATTATGGGTTATGGATTTCGTTGTTAATATTCTATGTAGCTCGAACAGTATTTCTGTATTTACCTCTTAAGGTTTATCTAAAAAAAAGCTTCTTTGCTAGATAA
- a CDS encoding glycosyl hydrolase family 18 protein, with protein MKVKYKILSIVTTVLMGTSGYSAEVWSTNNLGSYNAGDKVELDGKTYQCKAWPASGWCKIAAYKPNGAYGSDAWNKISDTTTNDDSSGDSNNDDNSNTDSDDNANNTGSEACPAMPNQVDDFKPQGPGNWNGYAKDAFVRFEGAIYKLTDWWTASSPKQDPDWKLCEAGQAQEKATLSIKINRPSFINESESPSVIVFKNENSNQIEVAEITDAKWDTPFNLEVPAGDLQIFVPAIDGNTGSADNANITIAKNETKSVEINYQQAAPAEEGALNITFNNSDKPNEAVHYKILDKDGNIVRNGYTDFSLLLNIDDLPATESGTNYKISFDDYIQNGYKYSVGDIDATVYRHNTADVNLEFTKQALPTQNVSLNVSGIPDDKQAVLTLVNEKGQTKEIQLNSSKDSYSFELPSDDTTYNITLSSIVGYTAFISANSIFADSNNSSTHNLSVEFREKQTSDSNWPDRVVVGYVRGYDAVWKTQPDTTDDMISKAADHGYNVFVYSFAGQKPGGEVFFTNWTQKAIDNLKTQMPIIHSKNGIALLAIGGAVNFFDVDMSGDKAISGGKAMAKFLADYGFDGLDIDVEHPNASATGENFLRYLEAMREEFQKLTGKAEFVTAAPQITGHVGNYPGGNAKFAEKIYTQSFMDKAKLDAVFVQTYNQYGGARFFDKQGTDVGFLTNVFNLLSEETRSDFEQYLSPSSFYVPASTKIVLGVPNYRGPNVTDAQYNQGQCMRDATCSGVGIYDPVDLTKDINDGNIANYNQYGGVMTWILNSDDYQNWTWVDGVKNVAYN; from the coding sequence ATGAAAGTAAAATATAAAATACTGTCAATAGTTACTACAGTTTTGATGGGAACATCAGGGTACTCTGCTGAAGTATGGTCTACTAATAATTTAGGCTCATATAACGCTGGTGATAAAGTGGAATTAGATGGTAAAACTTATCAATGTAAAGCATGGCCAGCAAGTGGTTGGTGTAAAATAGCTGCATATAAACCTAATGGAGCATATGGAAGTGATGCTTGGAATAAAATTTCAGATACCACCACAAATGATGATAGTTCCGGCGATTCAAATAATGATGACAATAGCAATACTGATAGTGATGACAATGCTAACAATACCGGCTCAGAAGCTTGTCCTGCAATGCCAAACCAAGTTGATGATTTTAAACCTCAAGGCCCAGGCAACTGGAATGGCTATGCTAAAGATGCCTTTGTAAGATTTGAAGGTGCTATATATAAATTAACAGATTGGTGGACAGCTTCATCTCCAAAGCAAGATCCAGACTGGAAACTATGTGAAGCTGGTCAAGCTCAAGAAAAAGCTACTTTAAGTATAAAGATAAATAGGCCTAGCTTTATAAATGAGAGTGAATCTCCAAGCGTTATTGTATTTAAAAATGAAAACTCAAATCAAATCGAGGTTGCAGAAATAACTGATGCAAAGTGGGATACTCCTTTTAACCTAGAAGTACCAGCTGGCGACTTACAAATATTTGTGCCAGCCATTGATGGCAATACAGGTTCTGCTGATAATGCTAATATTACAATAGCTAAAAATGAAACTAAGTCTGTAGAGATAAACTATCAACAAGCTGCTCCAGCTGAAGAGGGTGCTCTAAACATAACCTTTAACAACTCAGATAAACCAAACGAAGCAGTACATTATAAAATTCTTGATAAAGACGGTAATATTGTTAGAAATGGTTATACTGATTTCAGTTTGCTACTAAATATAGATGATTTACCAGCTACTGAAAGTGGTACAAATTATAAAATCTCATTTGATGACTATATTCAGAATGGATATAAATATAGTGTCGGTGATATTGATGCTACCGTTTACCGTCACAATACTGCAGATGTTAATCTTGAATTTACTAAACAAGCTCTTCCTACTCAAAATGTAAGCTTAAATGTTTCAGGTATTCCAGATGACAAACAAGCGGTACTAACATTAGTAAATGAAAAAGGACAAACAAAAGAAATACAGCTAAACTCTTCTAAAGACTCTTATAGCTTTGAGCTACCTAGTGATGATACTACTTACAATATTACATTATCATCAATAGTTGGTTATACAGCCTTTATAAGTGCTAATTCTATATTTGCTGATTCAAATAACTCATCTACCCATAACCTTTCGGTTGAATTTAGAGAAAAGCAAACTTCAGATTCTAACTGGCCAGATAGAGTTGTTGTAGGTTATGTCAGAGGTTATGACGCTGTTTGGAAAACTCAACCAGATACTACTGATGACATGATCTCTAAAGCAGCTGATCATGGCTACAATGTATTTGTATATTCTTTTGCAGGTCAAAAACCTGGCGGTGAGGTATTTTTTACTAATTGGACACAAAAAGCTATTGATAACTTAAAAACTCAAATGCCAATCATACATAGCAAAAATGGTATAGCCCTACTAGCAATTGGTGGTGCTGTAAACTTCTTTGATGTAGATATGAGTGGTGATAAAGCTATTTCCGGTGGTAAAGCAATGGCTAAATTCCTTGCTGACTATGGTTTTGATGGTCTTGATATAGATGTCGAGCATCCTAATGCTTCGGCTACTGGTGAAAACTTCTTAAGATACCTTGAAGCTATGCGTGAAGAATTCCAAAAACTAACAGGAAAAGCTGAGTTTGTTACAGCGGCACCTCAAATTACTGGTCATGTTGGTAATTACCCTGGTGGTAATGCCAAGTTTGCTGAAAAAATTTACACACAAAGTTTCATGGATAAGGCTAAACTTGACGCTGTGTTTGTACAAACATATAATCAATATGGTGGTGCTAGATTCTTCGACAAACAAGGTACTGATGTAGGGTTCTTAACAAATGTATTTAATCTTCTTTCAGAGGAAACAAGATCTGATTTTGAGCAATACCTATCACCATCAAGCTTCTATGTACCTGCATCAACTAAAATAGTTCTTGGTGTACCAAACTACAGAGGCCCTAATGTAACAGATGCTCAATATAACCAAGGTCAATGTATGAGAGATGCTACTTGTTCTGGTGTTGGTATATATGACCCTGTTGATCTTACTAAAGATATTAATGATGGTAATATAGCTAACTATAATCAATATGGTGGTGTTATGACATGGATTTTAAACTCAGATGACTACCAAAACTGGACTTGGGTTGATGGAGTAAAAAATGTTGCTTATAACTAA
- the upp gene encoding uracil phosphoribosyltransferase, translated as MKVVEVKHPMIQHKLGLMRAKDISTQEFKRLTREVSSLLTYEATADFELEDTQILGWDDSNITIEQIKGKKLTVVPILRAGLGMMDGVFEHVPAAKVSMIGMYRDEKTAKPVPYFEKLCDKLDERLALVVDPMLATGGSMIETISLLKKAGSEKIKILVLVAAPEGIEALEKAHPDIELYTASIDSYLNEKNYIIPGLGDAGDKIFGTK; from the coding sequence ATGAAAGTAGTAGAAGTTAAGCACCCGATGATTCAGCATAAGTTAGGTCTTATGCGTGCGAAAGACATAAGTACACAAGAGTTTAAAAGACTTACACGAGAAGTATCTAGTTTATTGACTTATGAAGCAACAGCTGATTTTGAGTTAGAAGATACGCAAATATTAGGCTGGGATGACTCTAATATAACTATAGAGCAAATCAAAGGTAAAAAACTAACTGTTGTACCAATATTACGAGCAGGGCTTGGAATGATGGATGGGGTATTTGAACATGTGCCTGCTGCTAAGGTAAGCATGATTGGTATGTATCGAGATGAAAAGACCGCTAAGCCAGTCCCATATTTTGAGAAGCTGTGTGATAAACTTGATGAAAGACTGGCTCTAGTTGTTGATCCAATGCTTGCAACTGGTGGGTCGATGATTGAAACTATATCGCTACTAAAAAAAGCTGGTTCAGAAAAGATTAAAATATTAGTTCTTGTTGCAGCACCAGAGGGTATAGAGGCTCTTGAAAAAGCACATCCTGATATTGAGCTTTATACAGCATCTATTGATAGCTATCTCAATGAGAAGAATTATATTATTCCAGGATTAGGGGATGCAGGAGATAAAATATTTGGGACTAAATAA